From the genome of Psychrilyobacter atlanticus DSM 19335, one region includes:
- a CDS encoding DMT family transporter, giving the protein MKKDLIILHIAVLLFGLSGLFGKLIEAPSQVIVSGRVIFATIFLYIVLKFKNEKVEMTSPTSKKIIILQGSLLFLHWFSFFQAIKLSSVALGLLSFSSFPIFTTFMEPLFFKEKLERGKVITAIITFIGISMVIPLNGIDVQMLSGIGMGVFSGFSFAVLAIMNRKFSSSVSGIKLTFYQCLGASFWSIPVLLLWNKVPSGKDIFFMLILGVVFTGVAHTLFVISLKRISASTVSVTTCLEPVYAIVFAAFILGEIPTLKIVLGSSIIILAAFIATKTTVLKDKPAV; this is encoded by the coding sequence ATGAAAAAGGATCTTATTATACTACATATTGCGGTGTTACTTTTTGGGTTATCGGGACTTTTTGGTAAACTCATAGAGGCGCCTTCCCAGGTGATTGTAAGCGGCCGGGTTATATTTGCTACAATATTTCTTTATATTGTTCTTAAGTTTAAAAATGAAAAGGTAGAGATGACTTCTCCAACTTCAAAAAAAATTATAATTTTGCAGGGGTCATTATTATTCCTTCACTGGTTTTCATTTTTTCAGGCGATTAAGTTATCTAGTGTAGCACTGGGACTACTATCTTTTTCGAGTTTTCCTATTTTTACAACTTTTATGGAACCTTTATTTTTTAAGGAAAAATTAGAGCGGGGAAAAGTCATTACAGCTATCATAACTTTTATTGGAATTTCCATGGTAATACCATTAAATGGGATAGATGTTCAGATGTTAAGCGGAATAGGTATGGGTGTATTTTCTGGATTTTCATTTGCAGTACTGGCTATAATGAATAGAAAATTTTCAAGCTCAGTGTCGGGGATTAAACTTACATTTTATCAATGTCTGGGAGCATCATTTTGGTCGATACCTGTTTTATTGTTATGGAATAAAGTTCCATCGGGAAAGGATATATTTTTCATGCTGATATTAGGAGTAGTTTTTACAGGGGTAGCTCATACTCTTTTTGTTATATCACTGAAGAGGATTAGTGCAAGTACAGTGAGTGTTACTACTTGTTTAGAGCCTGTATATGCTATTGTATTTGCTGCCTTTATATTGGGAGAAATACCTACTCTGAAGATAGTATTAGGAAGTAGTATAATCATACTGGCAGCATTCATAGCTACTAAAACAACAGTTTTAAAGGATAAACCTGCTGTATAA
- a CDS encoding RnfABCDGE type electron transport complex subunit B: MIYAILVLGGIGLTMGLFLAFASKKFEVEIDPNVEKIMDILPGANCGACGFPGCGGYAEAVALEGANPALCAPGGSQVVNDIAAIMGGEGADPSAVKQVARVKCQGDNSKTTKIYDLNTEMKTCATSTLYFGGDKSCWHGCLGYGDCVKVCPADAIEINARGIAVINEEKCISCTKCVKECPKNIIEMMPENQKVTVLCNSKDKGAQARKSCTVACIACGMCVKACPVEVKDADGNITKAITVTNNLAKIDKDLCINCGLCSMKCPTNAIINEIKEVKKAEVIEEKCIGCTACARVCPVACIEGAVKEKHKVDQEKCIGCGLCFDKCKFSAIKMNVTEIRK, encoded by the coding sequence ATGATATACGCTATATTAGTATTAGGAGGAATAGGTCTTACTATGGGACTATTCTTAGCCTTTGCTTCAAAGAAATTTGAGGTAGAGATAGATCCTAATGTTGAAAAAATAATGGATATATTACCTGGTGCCAATTGTGGTGCTTGTGGATTCCCTGGATGTGGAGGGTATGCAGAAGCAGTAGCATTAGAAGGTGCTAACCCTGCATTATGTGCTCCTGGTGGTTCACAGGTTGTAAATGATATAGCAGCTATTATGGGTGGAGAAGGTGCTGACCCGAGTGCTGTAAAGCAGGTGGCTAGAGTAAAATGTCAAGGAGATAACTCTAAGACAACTAAGATATATGATCTTAATACTGAGATGAAAACATGTGCTACATCTACCCTTTATTTTGGTGGAGATAAGTCATGCTGGCATGGCTGTTTAGGATATGGAGACTGTGTAAAAGTATGTCCTGCTGATGCAATAGAGATTAATGCAAGAGGAATTGCAGTTATAAATGAGGAAAAATGTATCTCATGTACTAAGTGTGTGAAGGAATGTCCTAAAAATATCATAGAGATGATGCCGGAAAATCAAAAAGTAACGGTACTATGTAACTCTAAAGATAAGGGCGCTCAAGCTAGAAAATCTTGTACTGTAGCATGTATCGCATGTGGAATGTGTGTGAAGGCATGTCCAGTAGAGGTAAAAGATGCTGACGGAAACATAACTAAGGCTATTACAGTAACTAATAACTTAGCTAAAATTGATAAAGATCTTTGTATCAACTGCGGACTTTGCTCAATGAAGTGTCCAACAAATGCAATAATAAATGAGATTAAAGAGGTTAAGAAAGCTGAAGTAATCGAAGAAAAATGTATTGGTTGTACAGCTTGTGCAAGAGTATGTCCGGTTGCTTGTATTGAAGGAGCAGTTAAAGAAAAGCATAAAGTTGACCAGGAAAAATGTATTGGCTGCGGGCTTTGTTTCGATAAGTGTAAATTCTCTGCAATTAAGATGAATGTAACTGAAATAAGAAAATAA
- the rsxA gene encoding electron transport complex subunit RsxA → MDLGNLFGIIFGSIFINNFVFAKFLGICPFMGVSKKVESSIGMGMAVTFVMTLASAVTWVVQNYLLVPFGLEYLQTIAFILIIASLVQFVEMAVQKTSPNLYKALGVFLPLITTNCAVLGVAILNIQEKYNFIETVVNGMAAAIGFTMALILLAGIRERLEYADVPKPFQGVAIAFVTAGLLAMAFMGFSGMKI, encoded by the coding sequence ATGGATTTAGGAAATTTATTTGGAATCATATTTGGTTCTATATTTATAAATAACTTTGTATTTGCTAAATTTTTAGGGATATGTCCTTTCATGGGTGTTTCTAAAAAGGTAGAATCTTCAATAGGAATGGGGATGGCTGTTACTTTCGTAATGACATTAGCATCAGCAGTAACTTGGGTAGTACAAAACTATCTATTAGTTCCTTTTGGATTAGAATATTTACAGACAATAGCATTTATATTAATAATAGCTTCATTGGTACAATTTGTTGAGATGGCAGTACAAAAGACTTCACCTAACCTTTATAAGGCTTTAGGAGTATTTTTACCACTTATCACAACTAACTGTGCAGTACTAGGGGTAGCAATTTTAAACATTCAAGAGAAGTATAACTTTATTGAAACTGTTGTAAACGGTATGGCAGCAGCAATAGGATTTACTATGGCACTTATCTTACTTGCAGGAATAAGAGAAAGATTAGAGTATGCTGATGTACCAAAACCATTCCAAGGTGTAGCAATAGCCTTTGTCACAGCTGGATTATTAGCTATGGCATTTATGGGATTCTCTGGGATGAAAATATAA
- a CDS encoding RnfABCDGE type electron transport complex subunit E: protein MAKNNYIKLLTDPLIKGNPVFVLLLGLCPTLGVTNSAINGMAMGLATLVVLSCSNVIISAIKNLIPAKVRIPAYIIVIATLVTIVQMVMQGYLPDLYAVLGLFLPLIVVNCIILGRAESFASKNGIFPSLLDGIGNGLGFTLALTVLGAIREILGNGSFFGLQLTPPTFQPALIFILAPGAFITIGFIIATQNFIKMKKEG, encoded by the coding sequence ATGGCTAAGAATAATTATATAAAACTTTTAACAGATCCATTAATTAAAGGAAATCCGGTATTTGTATTATTACTTGGATTATGTCCTACACTAGGTGTAACTAACTCTGCTATAAATGGTATGGCAATGGGACTAGCAACACTAGTAGTTTTATCATGTTCAAATGTAATCATATCAGCTATAAAAAACTTGATACCAGCAAAGGTTAGAATACCAGCTTATATCATTGTAATAGCTACTTTAGTAACTATCGTACAGATGGTAATGCAAGGGTACCTTCCAGATCTATATGCAGTATTAGGGTTATTCTTACCTCTAATAGTTGTTAACTGTATAATCTTAGGAAGAGCTGAAAGTTTTGCTTCTAAAAATGGAATATTTCCTTCATTATTAGATGGTATTGGAAATGGATTAGGATTCACTTTAGCACTTACAGTATTAGGTGCTATCAGAGAAATTTTAGGAAATGGAAGTTTCTTCGGATTACAATTGACTCCTCCAACATTCCAACCGGCGTTAATATTCATATTAGCACCTGGAGCATTTATAACAATTGGTTTTATCATAGCGACACAAAATTTTATTAAGATGAAAAAGGAGGGATAA
- a CDS encoding RnfABCDGE type electron transport complex subunit G, which translates to MMNRLVHYGAVLLVIAAIAAGLLSSVNTITAPQIEKINKEIVNEARKEVMPLASEFKESEEITAGEETFIPGYDATGNLVGYASTVKTNGYSGVITFVLGLDTKGTITGLKVTGQSETPGLGTNVDNADWQALWIGRDESYEFDKSIDGFAGATISPMAVFTGVKKSTKAFEAEVKN; encoded by the coding sequence ATAATGAATAGATTAGTACATTATGGTGCTGTATTATTAGTAATAGCAGCGATTGCAGCTGGACTATTATCTAGTGTAAATACAATAACTGCACCACAAATAGAAAAGATAAACAAAGAGATAGTAAATGAAGCTAGAAAAGAAGTGATGCCATTGGCATCAGAATTTAAAGAATCAGAAGAGATAACAGCTGGAGAGGAAACATTTATTCCAGGTTATGATGCTACAGGAAATTTAGTAGGGTATGCAAGTACTGTAAAAACTAATGGATATTCTGGTGTGATAACTTTCGTATTAGGATTAGATACTAAGGGAACTATCACTGGTCTAAAGGTTACAGGGCAGTCAGAAACTCCTGGATTAGGAACAAATGTAGACAATGCTGATTGGCAGGCTCTTTGGATTGGTAGAGATGAATCTTATGAATTTGATAAAAGTATAGACGGTTTTGCAGGAGCTACAATATCTCCTATGGCTGTATTTACTGGAGTAAAAAAATCAACTAAAGCATTTGAAGCAGAGGTGAAAAACTAA
- a CDS encoding RnfABCDGE type electron transport complex subunit D: MAKLLKMGPSPHVRTSETVEKVMYDVIIALLPALLMAVYVFGIQALTTTLIAVGTCMATEGIMQKIMGKDIDIKDGSAIITGILFAFVVPVTMAYWIVIVGSVISILLGKMLFGGLGHNIFNPALVGRAFVQASWPVAITTFVLDGQAGPTMLDAMKRGLDGTLVAAGNPYVNALLGKMGGTIGETSALALLLGGAYLIYKGQVNWKVPAIIIGTVGVGAFLFGGDPIMHMLSGGLFLGAFFMATDMVTSPYTEKGQMIFAFGIGALVTLIRFKGGYPEGMAYSILIMNGVVPLINKYTKPKMFGGVAK; this comes from the coding sequence GTGGCGAAATTGTTAAAGATGGGTCCTTCACCACATGTAAGAACTAGTGAAACAGTAGAAAAAGTAATGTACGACGTAATAATAGCACTATTACCAGCATTACTTATGGCAGTTTATGTATTTGGAATACAGGCACTGACTACTACTTTGATTGCAGTTGGAACATGTATGGCAACTGAAGGAATTATGCAAAAAATAATGGGTAAGGATATAGATATAAAAGATGGAAGTGCAATTATAACGGGTATATTATTTGCATTCGTTGTACCAGTAACTATGGCGTATTGGATAGTTATAGTTGGATCTGTAATTTCTATCCTATTAGGAAAGATGTTATTTGGTGGATTAGGACATAATATATTCAATCCTGCATTGGTTGGTAGAGCGTTTGTTCAAGCGTCTTGGCCTGTAGCTATAACAACATTTGTATTAGATGGTCAGGCAGGACCAACTATGTTAGATGCTATGAAAAGAGGATTAGACGGAACACTAGTTGCAGCAGGAAATCCATATGTGAATGCCTTATTAGGTAAAATGGGTGGAACGATTGGAGAAACTTCAGCATTGGCCCTTCTACTAGGGGGAGCTTACTTAATCTATAAAGGACAAGTAAACTGGAAAGTACCGGCTATTATAATAGGGACTGTAGGAGTCGGAGCATTTTTATTCGGCGGAGATCCAATAATGCATATGTTATCTGGAGGATTATTCTTAGGAGCATTCTTCATGGCAACAGATATGGTAACTTCTCCATATACTGAAAAAGGTCAAATGATATTTGCCTTTGGAATAGGAGCTTTGGTAACTTTAATCAGATTTAAAGGTGGATATCCTGAAGGTATGGCATACTCTATCTTAATAATGAATGGAGTTGTACCGCTTATCAATAAATACACTAAACCGAAGATGTTTGGAGGTGTAGCAAAATAA
- the rsxC gene encoding electron transport complex subunit RsxC, whose amino-acid sequence MKLFTFKGGVHPSENKVQTENEAIQTFDAPKMVHVALLQHIGAPLNALVKPGDRVLKGQKIADSEAFMSAPVHSSVSGVVKKIEFLPFPLSGKVNTIIIENDGEEELAELTTIKDWKTAPKEDLLAMIREKGIVGVGGACFPTHIKLNPPKDVTIDTLVMNGAECEPYLNADNRLMLEDPKSIIEGIKIIMHVLGVKNAKIGIENNKPEAIASMIKASEGDNGIEVCPLKTQYPQGGEKQLIKAILDREVPSGKLPSAVGVVVQNTATAALVYEGIVKGMPLIEKVVTISGKAVKKPMNLKVRIGTMFRDMLDYAGVEREEVDKLVMGGPMMGMAQHSEDVPVVKGTSGLLALTTAETNPCKAKNCILCGKCIGACPMGLEPLMYAKLAKFNQWEEMGKYKLMDCISCGSCSYICPANRPLTEAINIGKAKLRAMPRK is encoded by the coding sequence ATGAAACTGTTTACGTTCAAAGGCGGGGTTCACCCTTCTGAAAACAAGGTACAGACTGAAAATGAAGCTATTCAAACTTTTGACGCACCGAAGATGGTACATGTAGCATTATTGCAACATATTGGTGCACCACTAAATGCCTTGGTTAAACCTGGGGATAGAGTATTGAAAGGTCAAAAAATTGCCGATAGTGAAGCTTTTATGTCAGCACCGGTTCATTCATCAGTGAGTGGAGTAGTTAAGAAAATTGAATTTTTACCATTTCCACTAAGTGGAAAGGTAAATACTATCATTATTGAAAATGATGGAGAAGAAGAATTAGCAGAATTAACAACGATAAAAGATTGGAAAACAGCACCTAAAGAAGACCTACTTGCAATGATTAGAGAAAAAGGAATAGTTGGAGTAGGAGGAGCATGTTTCCCGACTCATATAAAACTTAACCCGCCAAAAGATGTGACTATCGACACTTTAGTGATGAATGGAGCAGAATGTGAGCCGTATCTAAATGCAGATAACAGACTTATGTTAGAAGATCCTAAATCAATTATTGAGGGAATAAAAATCATCATGCATGTCTTAGGAGTTAAGAATGCTAAGATTGGTATTGAAAACAATAAGCCAGAAGCTATAGCTTCTATGATAAAAGCTAGTGAAGGGGATAATGGTATAGAAGTCTGTCCTCTGAAAACTCAATACCCGCAAGGTGGAGAGAAGCAGCTTATCAAAGCTATCTTAGATAGAGAGGTTCCAAGTGGAAAATTACCTTCTGCTGTAGGAGTAGTAGTACAAAATACTGCAACGGCAGCTTTAGTATATGAAGGAATTGTTAAAGGAATGCCCCTTATTGAAAAAGTTGTAACTATCTCAGGAAAAGCAGTTAAAAAGCCTATGAACTTAAAAGTTAGAATAGGAACTATGTTTAGAGATATGTTAGATTATGCAGGTGTAGAGAGAGAAGAGGTAGACAAACTTGTTATGGGTGGACCTATGATGGGAATGGCTCAACATTCTGAAGACGTACCAGTAGTTAAAGGGACATCTGGTTTATTAGCTCTTACAACGGCAGAAACAAATCCTTGTAAGGCTAAAAACTGTATTCTTTGTGGGAAATGTATAGGAGCCTGTCCAATGGGATTAGAGCCTCTTATGTATGCTAAATTAGCTAAATTTAATCAATGGGAAGAGATGGGGAAATATAAATTAATGGATTGTATCTCATGTGGATCTTGTTCATATATTTGTCCGGCAAACAGACCGTTGACGGAAGCTATCAATATTGGAAAAGCTAAATTAAGAGCTATGCCAAGAAAATAA
- a CDS encoding DNA-processing protein DprA yields the protein MENPRIKAEKRVENTLLYFLSKDGILNLERLKSKIDEEFEICEKEGIEYIGYFSKNYPENLKELKDPPFMIFYRGYFPDENELEKSLAIIGSRKPEKKYGQEVAKRMGVLLAQNNWWNISGLALGCDECGHLGSLEGDGKTGAILGQGLGTPIYPKKNRELAERILEKNGFLMSELPPTTSNLSIFFILRNRLQSGMTQGIFVVQTGRSGGTLHTIKYSLMQERKTIIWDPGHIEELKGVDEVLGNKILIEDRKDKLGVSIGGDLRKKILKIKQAKEIYEILNEKSSKKCIIFHNKTLF from the coding sequence TTGGAAAATCCCAGAATAAAGGCTGAAAAAAGAGTAGAAAATACACTCTTATATTTTTTATCAAAAGACGGGATTTTAAACCTAGAAAGATTAAAATCTAAGATAGATGAGGAATTTGAGATCTGTGAAAAAGAGGGAATAGAATATATAGGATATTTTTCTAAAAATTATCCTGAAAATTTAAAGGAGTTGAAAGATCCTCCCTTTATGATATTTTACAGGGGCTATTTTCCCGATGAGAATGAGTTGGAAAAATCTTTAGCTATAATTGGCAGCCGAAAACCAGAGAAAAAATATGGACAAGAAGTGGCTAAAAGGATGGGGGTCTTGCTAGCCCAAAACAATTGGTGGAATATCAGCGGATTAGCCCTTGGGTGTGATGAGTGTGGTCATCTGGGAAGTCTTGAGGGAGATGGGAAAACTGGGGCGATATTAGGTCAGGGGTTAGGAACTCCTATATATCCTAAAAAAAATAGGGAATTAGCAGAAAGAATATTAGAAAAAAATGGATTTTTGATGTCGGAACTCCCACCAACAACTTCTAACTTGTCTATATTTTTTATTTTGAGGAACCGCCTCCAGTCTGGGATGACTCAGGGGATCTTTGTGGTGCAGACAGGTAGATCTGGTGGCACCCTTCATACCATCAAATATTCTTTGATGCAGGAACGAAAAACAATTATTTGGGATCCAGGTCATATAGAGGAACTGAAGGGGGTGGATGAAGTTTTAGGAAATAAAATATTGATTGAGGATAGAAAAGATAAGTTGGGAGTTTCTATAGGAGGAGACTTGAGGAAAAAAATATTGAAGATAAAACAGGCCAAAGAAATCTATGAAATTTTAAATGAAAAAAGTTCAAAAAAATGTATTATATTTCATAATAAAACCTTATTTTAG
- the ispF gene encoding 2-C-methyl-D-erythritol 2,4-cyclodiphosphate synthase, translating to MYRIGNGYDVHRLIEGRKLILGGIEIPFEKGLLGHSDADVLIHAIMDGLLGALALGDIGQHFPDTDEAYKGISSIKLLNHVKKLIDEKGFEIVNIDSQIVMQQPKLKPYIVEMRKNLAEELELELNRVSVKATTEEKLGFTGEEIGVKSYAVVLLKEKNK from the coding sequence ATGTATAGGATAGGAAATGGATATGATGTTCATAGATTGATAGAGGGAAGAAAATTGATATTAGGCGGTATAGAAATACCATTTGAAAAAGGATTGCTGGGACATTCAGATGCAGATGTATTGATCCATGCTATCATGGATGGATTATTAGGAGCTTTGGCTTTAGGAGATATAGGACAGCATTTTCCAGATACAGATGAGGCCTATAAGGGAATATCCAGCATAAAACTATTAAATCATGTCAAGAAACTTATAGATGAGAAAGGTTTTGAGATAGTGAATATTGATTCTCAAATAGTGATGCAGCAGCCGAAATTAAAACCTTATATTGTTGAGATGAGGAAAAATTTAGCTGAAGAATTAGAATTAGAATTAAACAGGGTAAGTGTAAAAGCTACAACTGAAGAAAAATTAGGATTTACTGGAGAAGAAATAGGGGTAAAATCCTATGCGGTGGTGCTATTGAAAGAGAAAAATAAATAG
- the rfaE1 gene encoding D-glycero-beta-D-manno-heptose-7-phosphate kinase has product MVGKTRLINILDKFKDMTIAVIGDMMLDDYIIGEVTRISPEAPVPVVNVKEERFVLGGGANVLNNLSALSCNCHSFGVIGDDGNGTRLLNELKKEKINTVGVVIAEDRPTIVKRRIIAQHQQLLRLDWEDKKDITPYHEELIIENLKPHLDKLDAIILSDYDKGVLTPSLAKRVIEIARENNIIVTVDPKPSNAINYIGATSMTPNRKEAMECMGLSKIEDTEKLGLELKAKLNLENLLLTRSEEGMSIFLEDEIINIPTFAKEVYDVTGAGDTVISVFTLAAAAGASWHEAAKIANVAAGVVVGRMGTSTVTKEEIVEFYEKIYHEWK; this is encoded by the coding sequence ATGGTTGGTAAAACTAGATTAATAAATATTTTAGATAAATTTAAAGATATGACAATCGCAGTAATAGGGGATATGATGTTAGATGACTATATTATAGGAGAGGTTACAAGAATATCGCCAGAAGCTCCAGTACCTGTAGTGAATGTAAAGGAGGAAAGGTTTGTTTTAGGCGGTGGAGCCAATGTCCTAAATAACTTATCTGCTCTTTCGTGTAACTGTCATTCCTTTGGGGTAATAGGAGATGACGGTAATGGAACTAGGTTATTGAATGAATTAAAGAAAGAAAAGATAAATACAGTGGGAGTAGTAATTGCAGAAGATAGACCTACCATAGTAAAAAGGAGAATAATCGCTCAGCACCAGCAGTTATTGAGACTGGATTGGGAAGATAAAAAAGATATAACTCCATACCATGAAGAACTGATCATTGAAAATTTGAAGCCTCATTTAGATAAATTAGATGCCATAATCTTATCGGATTATGATAAGGGAGTACTTACACCTAGTTTAGCAAAAAGAGTTATTGAAATAGCACGTGAGAACAACATAATAGTAACTGTAGATCCGAAACCAAGTAATGCCATAAACTATATAGGAGCTACATCTATGACTCCTAATAGAAAGGAAGCTATGGAATGTATGGGGTTATCTAAGATAGAAGATACAGAGAAACTTGGTTTAGAATTAAAAGCCAAATTAAACTTAGAGAACTTACTTCTTACTAGAAGTGAGGAGGGAATGAGTATATTCTTAGAGGATGAGATTATAAATATTCCTACCTTTGCTAAGGAAGTATATGATGTAACTGGAGCAGGTGATACTGTTATTTCTGTATTTACACTGGCAGCAGCAGCAGGAGCATCATGGCATGAGGCAGCAAAGATAGCTAATGTAGCAGCAGGAGTAGTAGTTGGAAGAATGGGGACATCTACTGTAACTAAAGAAGAAATAGTAGAATTTTATGAAAAAATTTACCATGAATGGAAGTAG
- a CDS encoding MipA/OmpV family protein, whose product MKKIILVVFILLSVLSFSDNDRMTKESEPKYKFSLGFLGGYGTSLYQIDEKQPRYIPFITLERGNLYIKGAEIGYNHKLNSKLTLTGFSQLFGGITLQGTAGAIGTTQLKSSDMEDGYKGISSRKTQVEFGLRLDYDTNFQKIKLSGEVRGGQRGGSGKISALRPFVITNKLFIIPQINLSLLDKNMVNYYFGVSEDEVNDPRNNKIDSAYNPDGFAYASAVGVSIRYSVTPKFSVFSLAEIQYVGDKIGDSPIVDNRANHSVGLGMRYDF is encoded by the coding sequence ATGAAAAAAATAATTTTAGTTGTTTTTATCTTATTATCTGTATTGAGTTTTTCAGATAATGATAGAATGACGAAGGAATCGGAGCCAAAATATAAATTTTCTTTAGGGTTTTTAGGAGGGTATGGGACCAGCCTTTACCAAATAGACGAAAAACAACCGCGTTATATACCGTTTATAACTTTAGAAAGGGGAAACCTTTATATTAAAGGTGCTGAAATAGGTTATAACCATAAATTAAATTCAAAATTGACTTTGACTGGATTTTCACAACTTTTTGGAGGGATAACGCTCCAAGGGACTGCAGGGGCAATAGGTACAACCCAATTAAAGAGTTCCGATATGGAAGATGGCTATAAAGGGATAAGCAGTAGAAAGACCCAGGTGGAATTTGGATTGAGATTGGATTATGATACCAATTTTCAAAAGATAAAACTTTCAGGTGAAGTAAGGGGAGGGCAAAGAGGAGGATCAGGAAAAATATCTGCATTGAGACCTTTTGTAATAACAAATAAATTATTTATTATCCCACAGATCAACTTGAGTTTATTGGATAAAAATATGGTGAATTATTATTTTGGCGTAAGTGAAGACGAGGTAAATGACCCTAGAAACAATAAAATAGATAGTGCTTATAACCCTGATGGATTTGCATATGCTTCAGCTGTAGGAGTATCGATCAGATACAGTGTTACTCCTAAATTTTCAGTATTTAGTTTAGCGGAGATACAGTATGTAGGGGATAAAATTGGAGATTCCCCCATTGTAGATAATAGAGCAAATCATTCTGTTGGATTAGGTATGAGATATGATTTTTAA
- a CDS encoding ECF-type riboflavin transporter substrate-binding protein: MKLTTKHVVAIGIGAALYGVLSAVSLPIGPNTSLRIAVTLLTIFGALFGPVVGFLVGFIGHALNDTMMYGGVWWSWVMLSAMIGFSMGFIKLDKSFDPEHGILNKKHIVKLYIYAVIGMILAGLAAYIGDVFFYGEPSNKVWIQILIATASNFVVTAGLGIPAVIMLAKRKGKHKNLTAE; encoded by the coding sequence ATGAAGTTAACTACAAAACATGTTGTAGCCATAGGAATAGGAGCAGCACTCTATGGTGTTCTATCTGCTGTATCACTGCCTATCGGGCCCAACACATCTCTTAGGATAGCAGTTACACTGCTTACTATATTTGGTGCACTATTCGGACCAGTGGTTGGATTTTTAGTGGGATTTATCGGTCATGCTCTAAATGATACCATGATGTATGGGGGAGTATGGTGGAGCTGGGTTATGCTGTCTGCTATGATAGGATTTTCCATGGGATTTATAAAACTAGATAAAAGTTTTGACCCTGAACACGGAATTTTAAATAAAAAACATATAGTTAAACTATATATATATGCAGTGATCGGAATGATCTTAGCGGGTCTTGCAGCCTATATTGGAGATGTATTCTTCTACGGTGAGCCTTCAAATAAAGTATGGATTCAAATCCTTATAGCCACAGCTTCAAACTTTGTTGTAACAGCTGGGCTGGGAATTCCTGCTGTAATTATGTTAGCCAAAAGAAAGGGCAAGCATAAAAACTTAACAGCTGAATAA